The Trypanosoma brucei gambiense DAL972 chromosome 10, complete sequence genome has a segment encoding these proteins:
- a CDS encoding T. brucei spp.-specific protein: MEGALFLEGRNVVFFFVPFKNLFVVAVKRDGVEEQMRCVLVWEDEKGLFNVITADGGGKWYRLMGRGRIHVMFRVVATVARRDFFPPLIVHKFKRPSIFPFPFFSWELPPSFFLPTRPYFGPQRCGGVSYPFYPFPFPFSFLFVLFTDLYFKGIGVLEYNKDAMYLLLRCFFPLFSFMHVICLPFSYGGGG, encoded by the coding sequence ATGGAAGGAGCTCTCTTTCTGGAGGGTCGCAAtgtcgttttcttttttgttccttttaaaaatttatttGTCGTTGCTGTGAAGCGTGACGGTGTGGAGGAGCAGatgaggtgtgttttggtttgGGAAGATGAGAAGGGTCTTTTCAACGTCATAACTGCTGATGGTGGCGGGAAATGGTACCGATTAATGGGCCGTGGGCGCATACACGTTATGTTTCGTGTGGTGGCGACGGTTGCGAGAAGggatttctttcctcctcttaTTGTTCATAAATTTAAAAGACCTTcgattttccctttccccttcttttcgtgGGAGCTgcccccttctttcttcctgCCCACCCGTCCGTACTTCGGGCCGCAGCGGTGCGGAGGCGTTTCTTATCCCTTttatccttttccttttcctttttcttttttgtttgttttgtttactgATCTATATTTTAAAGGCATTGGGGTATTAGAATACAACAAGGACGCGATGTATCTGCTCCtgcggtgtttttttccccttttcagtTTTATGCATGTAATTtgtcttcccttctcttatGGAGGTGGTGGCTGA
- a CDS encoding Long-chain-fatty-acid--CoA ligase 4, putative, with product MGGCVASLIESRNTKSLVDNDDILQYNKLPCQIRVVAGTEREDASPVYRKFDVTDEDFEKMSHDAYHGEPLIQLIREICGLRGEKVAMAYRNMQRVERNVVKDASGKSKTMDMYVFSPGRRNISYKQLWETVENFSKGLCEIGLQERQCLALFEETRWEWYASLLSAWCHNMIVATVYANLGEDALRYALREAQCGCIICNGKNVPVLLDKVKLKEMGNPVVIYLDDLPTNVDIMDLRVYKWSTVVEMGAKSEKAQLNIPTCENCDDSALIMYTSGTTGDPKGVVHTHGSLASGVYALSIRLSEVFGDPRDDETYCSYLPLAHIMELAVLSILMLRGCLIGFGSPRTITNTFSKPHGDLVEYRPFVLSAVPRVFDTIKKNVEAMLPSPGSIKRTVFERGYQARLKALRDGKETPYLNEKVFNKVRQATGGNVRLYFSGGAPLSPATQEFINVVLGTVIQGWGLTETVCCGGTQFPGSLESESIGRMIDTVELRLLDTPEYRHTDKPEPRGEILLRGPFLFKEYYKQKALTEEVIDSEGWFHTGDVGCVSKNGTLRIIGRVKALVKNSNGEYLALESLEATYGQNKLCTPNGVCVLVHPQRSYIAALALTTEQLIMPFAKEHKIRGTYPEILENVELRKKVCESFQETGRAAGKKSFEIVRDVRLLSDEWTPENGVLTAAAKLKRRIIDERYKELIEEIFRNDV from the coding sequence atgggtgGCTGCGTTGCATCCCTTATTGAGAGCAGAAACACAAAATCTCTTGTCGATAACGATGACATTCTGCAATACAACAAACTGCCATGCCAAATCCGTGTAGTTGCGGGAACAGAACGGGAGGATGCATCACCGGTCTACCGTAAGTTTGACGTTACTGATGAGGATTTCGAAAAGATGTCACATGATGCGTACCATGGGGAGCCACTAATACAACTAATCCGTGAGATTTGTGGGCTACGGGGGGAAAAGGTTGCAATGGCCTACCGCAATATGCAGCGGGTAGAGAGAAATGTGGTGAAGGATGCGAGCGGCAAGTCAAAAACGATGGATATGTATGTTTTCTCACCGGGGCGCCGAAATATAAGCTATAAGCAGCTTTGGGAAACCGTCGAAAATTTTTCTAAAGGTCTCTGTGAAATTGGGCTTCAGGAGCGACAATGCCTTGCTCTGTTTGAAGAGACGCGTTGGGAGTGGTACGCGTCGTTGCTTTCCGCCTGGTGCCACAACATGATTGTGGCAACAGTGTACGCCAATCTGGGTGAGGATGCACTCCGTTACGCGTTAAGGGAAGCTCAATGCGGCTGCATCATCTGTAACGGGAAGAATGTCCCCGTACTCCTTGACAAAGTGAAGTTGAAAGAAATGGGAAATCCAGTGGTTATTTACTTGGATGATTTACCCACCAACGTAGATATTATGGACCTAAGGGTGTACAAATGGTCTACCGTGGTGGAGATGGGTGCGAAGAGCGAAAAGGCTCAGTTAAACATCCCAACTTGTGAAAATTGTGATGATAGCGCTCTTATCATGTACACAAGCGGCACTACGGGGGATCCAAAGGGTGTAGTGCACACACACGGAAGCCTTGCTAGTGGCGTCTATGCGCTCAGCATTCGACTGTCCGAAGTATTTGGTGACCCACGAGATGACGAAACGTACTGCTCGTACCTTCCTTTGGCCCACATTATGGAACTGGCTGTGCTGTCAATCCTTATGCTCAGGGGATGCCTCATTGGTTTCGGTTCTCCTCGAACAATTACCAACACTTTTTCTAAACCACACGGTGATTTGGTCGAATATCGACCGTTTGTTCTCTCTGCTGTCCCGCGTGTGTTCGataccattaaaaaaaatgttgagGCAATGCTACCCAGTCCCGGGTCAATAAAGCGTACAGTCTTTGAAAGGGGATATCAGGCCCGTCTCAAGGCTCTGAGGGATGGAAAGGAGACTCCCTACCTCAATGAAAAAGTTTTCAATAAGGTCCGTCAGGCAACAGGTGGGAATGTGCGGCTTTACTTTTCTGGTGGGGCGCCACTGTCTCCAGCTACTCAGGAGTTCATCAACGTGGTACTGGGGACTGTTATTCAGGGTTGGGGCCTAACGGAGACTGTGTGTTGTGGAGGGACTCAGTTCCCAGGCAGCCTCGAGTCCGAAAGTATTGGTCGGATGATCGACACTGTGGAGTTGCGCCTTCTCGACACACCCGAATATCGGCATACGGATAAACCAGAACCTCGTGGAGAAATTTTGTTGCGCGGGCCATTCCTCTTTAAAGAGTATTACAAACAGAAGGCCCTGACGGAGGAGGTTATTGATTCCGAGGGATGGTTCCACACGGGTGATGTTGGCTGCGTTTCGAAAAACGGTACCTTGCGCATCATTGGTCGCGTGAAGGCCCTTGTAAAGAATTCCAACGGCGAGTATTTGGCTTTGGAGTCCTTGGAGGCCACTTACGGGCAAAACAAGTTGTGCACACCAAAcggcgtgtgtgtgctcgTTCATCCACAGCGCAGTTATATAGCTGCACTGGCCCTCACAACAGAGCAACTTATCATGCCCTTCGCAAAGGAGCATAAAATCCGCGGAACATATCCCGAGATACTCGAAAATGTTGAACTCCGCAAGAAGGTGTGTGAATCATTTCAAGAAACTGGAAGGGCCGCTGGAAAGAAAAGCTTCGAAATTGTGCGGGACGTGCGCCTACTGAGTGATGAATGGACCCCAGAAAATGGGGTTCTAACAGCGGCCGCCAAGTTGAAGAGGCGAATCATTGATGAACGTTACAAAGAACTGATCGAAGAGATATTCCGCAATGATGTTtga
- a CDS encoding U2 splicing auxiliary factor, putative: MYQDRCIFFSKMGACRHGDGCTKVHVRPTTSPTVLFPFMYPNPAAIEHIQDREWNFHFERKYLRRHFEHFYKETWRTFMELGRIAELRVVSNLGDHLLGNVYIRFEDSHDASRIVRELKAKKLNDIVLLPELSPVTNFAEACCKEDLEGKCERGPQCNYLHIMKVSRKLMEKLEKEQAKFWKKKEKHSSSSSSSRKRERSKERGGERSKERSKERGRDRQKSPRGYSSDMCHICGKSGHISRECPLK, from the coding sequence ATGTATCAAGACCGTTGCATATTTTTCTCTAAAATGGGGGCCTGTCGGCATGGGGACGGCTGCACGAAGGTTCATGTCCGGCCAACCACCTCGCCGAcagttctttttcccttcatgTACCCGAACCCCGCGGCTATTGAGCACATTCAGGATAGGGAATGGAATTTTCACTTTGAAAGGAAGTATTTGAGGCGGCATTTTGAGCACTTTTACAAGGAGACGTGGCGGACGTTTATGGAACTTGGACGGATTGCTGAGCTGCGCGTTGTGAGCAACCTCGGAGACCATTTGCTTGGCAACGTTTATATCCGCTTTGAAGATAGTCACGATGCCTCTCGCATCGTACGGGAACTAAAGGCGAAGAAATTGAACGACATTGTTCTGTTGCCGGAGCTGAGTCCTGTAACAAACTTTGCTGAGGCTTGCTGTAAGGAGGACCTGGAGGGTAAATGCGAACGCGGACCGCAGTGTAATTACCTGCACATCATGAAGGTGTCTCGGAAATTAATGGAGAAGTTAGAAAAAGAGCAGGCTAAGTtttggaaaaagaaggagaagcacagcagcagcagcagtagcaGTCGCAAGAGGGAACGCTCAAAAGAACGTGGTGGAGAGCGCTCGAAGGAACGCTCGAAGGAGCGCGGGAGGGACAGGCAAAAGTCACCTCGGGGGTATTCCAGCGACATGTGCCATATTTGTGGAAAATCTGGTCACATCTCTCGCGAATGCCCCTTAAAATAA
- a CDS encoding protein kinase, putative, translating to MNSNAPLIFDVPPVFKVESIIGQGSYGVVCKALYGIDQIAIKKIPNYTKSDETARRVLREIEILQNLQFCEQVVECRLLFRPTSREKDVYVVMNFLPSDLSSVIKNKSVPLNEKIICYITCQLLLALRAMHRCNVLHRDLSPRNILVNHDSQVFVCDFGLSRFFDPDEQLSFGVVTQWYRAPEIILDAEYDAANDIWGVGVIVCELVLRRHLFPGKWNDSADQLNHIFHLVGTPPASVFEQGQPFARASANARKYALSVVEKKPCSPMLQELLRSSPLFQSNEVESHLVIDLAVKLLSFNPRDRPTADDALRHPWFDQFRSFIGEMIETQDGHGVGTMQLSVCGTLPVEDVVKRIEELVPIFSQDLLVSDDED from the coding sequence ATGAACAGTAATGCTCCGCTTATCTTTGATGTGCCTCCTGTGTTTAAGGTGGAGTCCATAATTGGGCAAGGCTCATACGGTGTGGTTTGCAAGGCGTTGTATGGAATTGATCAAATTGCCATCAAGAAAATACCGAACTACACGAAAAGTGACGAGACCGCGCGGCGTGTGTTACGTGAAATAGAAATTTTACAGAACTTACAGTTCTGCGAGCAGGTCGTAGAGTGCCGACTTCTTTTTCGGCCGACTAGTCGTGAAAAGGATGTGTATGTCGTAATGaactttcttccttctgaCCTCTCCTCCGTTATCAAGAACAAATCCGTCCCGCTCAATGAGAAAATTATCTGCTACATTACATGTCAACTTTTACTAGCTCTTCGTGCCATGCACCGCTGTAATGTACTTCACCGTGACTTGTCTCCACGTAACATCCTCGTCAATCACGATTCGcaggtgtttgtgtgtgattTCGGTCTCAGTCGTTTCTTTGACCCCGACGAGCAATTGTCATTTGGTGTTGTAACGCAGTGGTATCGGGCGCCAGAGATTATTTTGGATGCCGAGTACGACGCTGCCAATGATATTTGGGGCGTTGGCGTTATCGTGTGTGAGTTGGTGCTCAGACGTCATCTTTTCCCTGGAAAGTGGAACGACTCTGCGGATCAACTTAATCACATCTTCCACCTTGTTGGCACCCCGCCAGCATCTGTGTTTGAGCAGGGGCAACCGTTTGCTAGGGCTTCTGCGAATGCAAGAAAATATGCTCTTTCTGTTGTGGAGAAGAAACCGTGCTCTCCGATGTTGCAGGAGTTGCTGAGAAGTTCACCACTTTTTCAGAGCAATGAGGTGGAGTCGCATTTGGTGATTGACCTTGCCGTAAAGCTTCTTTCATTTAACCCACGTGACAGACCGACAGCTGATGATGCGTTGCGTCACCCATGGTTTGATCAGTTTCGCTCCTTCATTGGTGAAATGATTGAGACTCAGGACGGGCACGGTGTGGGAACTATGCAACTTTCAGTCTGTGGTACACTCCCTGTGGAGGATGTGGTGAAGAGGATCGAGGAACTCGTTCCAATTTTCTCACAAGACCTACTGGTTAGCGATGATGAGGATTGA
- a CDS encoding ABC transporter, putative, with protein sequence MDLAQAKTILDAHDPRVVRVFQESVPELGLRRLDACVLEYLLRMLEGQMNPASYLPEKTIEQTLRLYLNEFQVCPDENAVDSAVVSICNAMETSGLVQKPKEDSSRLVNAVSIGRQYEENLKKATMIRTVGRAAVVNTNADWTWETKRNAAKETRKKRKEEEKKSMLAEEYEEFLQKRGIASATAIVKIHHKSDGVQYTTDIRCENIRIHMGKQVLLDNTELTILSGHKYGLVGRNGTGKTTLLRALTEREIEGVSPFVQILHVEQEVMAGGETPLEVILSADVEREQLLREEQELLKRSDDEANNRLKDVYERLYAIEAHSAEARASAILSGLSFTREMMTSPTKNLSGGWRMRVALARALFVEPDVLLLDEPTNHLDLFAVLWLEQFLRDWKHTLVVVSHSRSFLNNVCGEIIHLDDKKLHYYTGNYDQFEITRVEQLRQQQKHHDAQERQRAHMQKFIDRFRYNAKKAKMAQSRIKTLERMEVVAAVKYDPQFSFKFPDPEPISGSYLQLVDCEFGYKPGTTLFRDVNMGIDENSRIGLLGANGAGKSTFMNICCGKLEPRQGHVVRNQKIRVAHFAQHHLEALTPQLSSVEFMRSKFPQVEDQQLRAHLGSLGLSGDKALQPIYTLSGGQKSRAVLAWITFTRPHLLLLDEPTNHLDIDTLDALIESLLDYKGGLVVISHDEHFITSVCDEMFVCGNETIKRFDGDFSEYRDIVMKQMR encoded by the coding sequence ATGGATCTTGCACAGGCAAAGACTATTCTTGATGCACATGACCCCAGGGTTGTTCGTGTGTTCCAGGAGAGCGTACCGGAGCTTGGCTTGCGGCGGCTCGACGCATGCGTTCTGGAGTACCTTTTGAGGATGCTTGAGGGGCAGATGAACCCAGCATCATACCTCCCGGAAAAGACGATTGAGCAGACGCTCAGACTTTATTTGAATGAATTCCAAGTTTGCCCGGATGAAAATGCTGTGGATTCGGCTGTGGTTTCCATATGCAACGCCATGGAGACGAGCGGGCTGGTGCAAAAACCCAAGGAGGATTCGAGTCGCCTTGTTAATGCGGTCAGCATCGGTAGGCAATACGAGGAGAACCTGAAAAAGGCGACGATGATACGGACTGTGGGTAGGGCGGCTGTAGTTAACACAAATGCGGACTGGACTTGGGAGACAAAACGCAATGCAGCGAAGGAGACCCGCAAAAAgcggaaagaggaagaaaagaagtccaTGCTGGCAGAGGAATATGAGGAGTTCCTCCAAAAGCGTGGTATTGCCAGTGCAACCGCCATAGTTAAAATCCATCACAAGAGTGACGGGGTACAGTACACTACGGATATACGGTGCGAGAATATCCGTATCCACATGGGCAAGCAGGTGCTTTTGGATAACACGGAGCTCACTATACTTTCAGGTCACAAGTATGGGCTCGTTGGGCGCAATGGAACGGGCAAAACAACACTGTTACGTGCGTTGACGGAGCGGGAGATAGAAGGCGTGAGTCCGTTTGTTCAGATTCTTCATGTAGAACAAGAGGTGATGGCAGGAGGGGAAACTCCACTCGAAGTTATACTGTCAGCCGACGTGGAGCGCGAGCAATTACTGCGTGAGGAACAGGAACTGCTCAAGCGCAGCGACGACGAAGCCAACAACCGGTTGAAGGACGTTTATGAGCGGTTGTATGCTATCGAAGCGCATAGTGCGGAAGCACGCGCGTCAGCTATTCTTAGTGGTTTAAGTTTTACACGCGAAATGATGACCAGTCCAACGAAGAACCTTTCTGGTGGTTGGCGTATGCGTGTGGCATTGGCACGTGCACTGTTTGTGGAACCGGACGTTCTGCTGCTGGATGAGCCTACAAACCACCTTGATCTCTTTGCCGTTCTATGGCTTGAGCAGTTCTTGAGGGATTGGAAGCACACACTTGTGGTGGTTTCCCATTCTCGTTCCTTCTTAAACAATGTGTGTGGCGAGATCATCCATCTTGATGATAAAAAGTTGCACTACTACACAGGCAATTACGATCAGTTTGAGATTACGCGTGTAGAGCAgttgcggcagcagcagaaacaccACGACGCACAAGAGCGGCAGCGTGCTCACATGCAAAAATTCATCGATCGCTTTCGTTACAACGCTAAGAAGGCCAAGATGGCCCAATCGCGTATCAAAACACTTGAACGCATGGAAGTTGTGGCTGCCGTGAAATACGACCCgcagttttcttttaagtTTCCAGATCCAGAGCCCATTTCTGGGTCATATTTACAGTTGGTTGATTGCGAATTCGGTTACAAACCGGGGACAACGCTATTTCGCGACGTTAACATGGGTATCGACGAAAACTCTCGGATTGGTCTTCTGGGTGCGAATGGTGCAGGTAAGTCAACTTTCATGAACATTTGTTGTGGAAAATTGGAACCGCGCCAGGGCCATGTGGTGCGCAACCAAAAAATTCGTGTTGCTCATTTTGCACAACACCATCTTGAGGCGCTCACACCCCAGCTTTCTTCTGTTGAGTTCATGCGCTCAAAGTTTCCGCAAGTGGAAGATCAACAGTTACGTGCCCATTTGGGCTCTCTTGGCCTTTCGGGTGATAAGGCACTTCAACCCATATACACACTTTCTGGTGGGCAGAAATCACGTGCCGTACTTGCTTGGATTACCTTCACGCGACCTCATCTATTGTTACTGGATGAGCCAACGAACCACCTCGATATTGACACCCTTGACGCCCTCATCGAGTCGCTTCTTGATTACAAAGGTGGGTTGGTGGTGATATCACACGATGAACACTTTATTACATCGGTGTGCGATGagatgtttgtgtgtggtaaCGAGACAATAAAGAGATTTGATGGAGACTTTTCAGAGTATCGGGATATTGTTATGAAGCAGATGCGCTGA
- a CDS encoding N-acetyltransferase, putative, which produces MVSNGKTNGNERSITGRELRPVEGLQIRVLDDPRLVERIRVLDGYCLPIKYGDHYYDTYVRPCAHRYSQIALFHDMLVGSCTCRLERTEDEDEFFLYIMTIAVLEPYRRLGVGSRLLESVLRAVASETKVRVRQVTLHMQVSSPVIEFYKTFGFEVMERVPDYYTNLDECDAYLLRKVIDQPHLESKQHQNRKAKGGAGKGGKAK; this is translated from the coding sequence ATGGTATCCAACGGTAAAACCAACGGCAACGAGCGGAGCATAACCGGACGGGAACTCCGACCTGTTGAAGGACTTCAGATACGTGTACTTGACGATCCACGCTTAGTTGAACGCATCCGCGTTTTAGATGGGTATTGCTTGCCTATTAAGTACGGGGACCACTACTATGACACGTACGTGCGGCCTTGTGCTCACAGGTATAGCCAAATTGCCCTCTTTCACGACATGCTTGTGGGGAGTTGTACCTGTAGACTTGAGCGCActgaggatgaggatgagtTTTTTCTCTATATCATGACGATTGCAGTACTTGAGCCGTATCGGCGGCTCGGTGTTGGTAGTCGGTTGCTTGAGAGCGTCCTACGTGCAGTGGCTAGCGAGACGAAGGTACGCGTCCGGCAGGTGACGTTGCATATGCAGGTGAGTTCTCCAGTGATTGAATTTTACAAAACGTTTGGGTTTGAAGTAATGGAAAGAGTGCCAGACTACTATACAAACTTGGACGAATGTGACGCCTACCTCCTCCGCAAGGTGATTGACCAACCCCATCTTGAGTCAAAGCAACATCAAAATCGAAAAGCAAAGGGGGGTGCCGGAAAGGGTGGGAAGGCGAAGTGA
- a CDS encoding delta-1-pyrroline-5-carboxylate dehydrogenase,putative, which yields MLRRTLPFAFAFVKSPPAVNERMDSFQPGSDSARGTLEACKRLRCGATDCPIVIGGKEYRTDNAINRMIPSSHQQQVAKGYNATPELAQKAIDTALGAAKEWSQMPFKDQAAIFLHAAHLISTKYRHELRAATMLGQSKNPFQAEIDVIAESCDFLRFSVKYAEELYNQQPISPASGPVWNALDYRPLEGFVSVIAPFNFSAIAANLVACPALMGNVILWKPSPNAVLSNYLLYKVFEEAGLPAGVVNFMPCEPKVMTEVVNSHPELAGVAFTGSTNVFLSINKQIYSRLEEYRNIPRISGETGGKDFHLIHPTADMKMTAALTVRGAFEYQGQKCSATSRIYVPQSRWEELKGYLLELHGKLKMGQPDDFQSFMCAVIDETAFDRNKKYIDIAKADSSAYTIIAGGGCDKSEGWFIQPTIIVAKDPNAQLLREEIFGPILTVHVYDDSKPDFWSEACNLVNNATKYALTGSIFAQDRKAIRDATEKHLRYAAGNYYINDKCTGAVVGQQPFGGARASGSNDKPGSALFLTRWVSARTIKENFDHSAQVSYPHQLPDYVTL from the coding sequence ATGCTTCGCCGTACGTTGCCTTTTGCGTTTGCCTTCGTTAAGTCACCCCCTGCGGTGAATGAGCGAATGGATTCGTTTCAACCGGGTTCGGACTCTGCTCGTGGAACGTTGGAAGCGTGTAAGCGCCTGCGTTGTGGTGCTACTGATTGCCCAATAGTTATTGGTGGGAAGGAATACCGCACTGATAACGCCATCAACCGCATGATTCCATCTAGTCACCAACAGCAGGTTGCGAAGGGGTATAACGCAACACCGGAGTTGGCACAAAAGGCTATTGACACAGCACTGGGTGCCGCCAAGGAGTGGAGTCAGATGCCCTTTAAAGATCAGGCGGCAATATTTCTGCACGCAGCACATCTTATCTCGACGAAATATCGTCACGAATTGCGTGCAGCCACGATGCTCGGGCAGAGCAAGAATCCCTTCCAGGCAGAAATTGATGTGATTGCTGAATCGTGCGACTTCCTTCGATTTTCGGTGAAGTACGCCGAGGAGTTGTACAATCAGCAGCCGATCTCTCCCGCAAGTGGCCCGGTTTGGAACGCTCTTGATTACCGACCGCTTGAGGGGTTCGTATCTGTCATTGCGCCCTTTAACTTTTCGGCAATTGCAGCGAACCTTGTGGCATGCCCCGCACTAATGGGAAATGTGATCTTATGGAAGCCCTCACCCAATGCTGTGCTTTCAAACTATCTTTTGTACAAGGTGTTTGAGGAGGCGGGGCTTCCCGCGGGCGTGGTGAACTTCATGCCATGTGAACCAAAGGTAATGACTGAGGTTGTTAATTCTCATCCCGAGCTTGCTGGCGTCGCCTTTACTGGCTCCACGAACGTCTTCCTCTCTATCAACAAACAGATCTACTCCCGCTTGGAGGAGTACCGCAACATCCCGCGCATCAGTGGCGAAACAGGTGGAAAGGACTTTCACCTCATCCACCCGACGGCTGATATGAAAATGACAGCTGCTCTGACGGTGCGCGGCGCGTTTGAGTATCAGGGTCAGAAATGTAGCGCCACATCACGGATTTACGTGCCGCAGAGTCGGTGGGAGGAGCTAAAGGGGTACTTGTTGGAACTGCATGGGAAGCTGAAGATGGGCCAACCCGATGACTTCCAGAGTTTTATGTGCGCTGTTATCGATGAGACTGCATTCGACCGAAACAAGAAGTACATTGACATTGCCAAGGCGGATTCCAGTGCCTACACCATCATTGCTGGTGGTGGCTGTGATAAGTCGGAGGGGTGGTTTATTCAACCTACCATTATTGTGGCTAAGGACCCCAACGCACAGCTTCTGCGTGAGGAGATCTTTGGACCCATACTAACAGTGCATGTGTATGATGACAGCAAGCCAGATTTCTGGTCAGAGGCATGCAACCTTGTAAACAACGCAACAAAGTATGCTCTAACCGGCAGCATTTTTGCGCAGGACCGCAAGGCGATACGCGATGCGACGGAAAAACATTTGCGCTACGCCGCTGGCAATTATTATATCAACGACAAGTGTACGGGGGCGGTTGTCGGGCAACAGCCATTTGGAGGCGCGCGTGCAAGCGGTTCCAACGACAAACCGGGAAGTGCTCTCTTTTTAACGCGGTGGGTGTCGGCGCGGACCATAAAGGAGAATTTTGACCACAGTGCCCAAGTTTCTTACCCTCATCAGCTACCCGACTACGTGACTCTGTGA